Proteins from a genomic interval of uncultured Desulfuromusa sp.:
- a CDS encoding sigma-54 dependent transcriptional regulator has product MAGKSGFGGMIGHSPQMLELFELISCVAEDGESTVLIQGQSGTGKELIARAIHEKSERKSSHFVPVNCAAIPDELLESELFGYVKGAFTGAQQSKIGRVQFADGGTLFLDEIGDMKPSLQAKLLRVLQEREVEQVGGVKPTKVDVRVIAATHQNLEELVAAGNFREDLYYRLAVIPLVAPPLCERQEDIALLVESFIEHFSRRKDDRRTTIDPVAMQSLLNYNWPGNVRELENLMQRLVILHRGKKITLKELPEKYRCVDMPDSDFSEEAEAPSSFSSAPPDAEWSENGLDFNGLISEFEDRLILQALSRTGGNKKEAARMLNLKRTTLIEKIKKKNLPA; this is encoded by the coding sequence ATGGCGGGAAAAAGCGGATTCGGAGGGATGATTGGGCACTCTCCACAGATGTTAGAGTTATTTGAACTCATATCATGCGTCGCCGAAGATGGTGAAAGTACGGTTTTAATTCAAGGGCAAAGTGGAACAGGTAAAGAACTGATTGCCAGGGCCATTCATGAAAAGAGTGAGCGAAAATCATCCCATTTTGTCCCCGTTAATTGCGCTGCTATTCCTGATGAATTACTGGAAAGTGAATTATTTGGTTATGTAAAAGGAGCTTTTACGGGGGCTCAACAATCTAAAATCGGTCGGGTTCAGTTCGCCGATGGCGGAACCCTGTTTCTGGATGAAATAGGGGATATGAAGCCAAGCTTGCAGGCGAAGTTGCTACGGGTGTTGCAGGAGCGCGAAGTTGAACAGGTTGGTGGTGTCAAACCGACAAAGGTTGATGTCCGCGTGATTGCAGCAACACATCAAAATCTGGAAGAACTTGTTGCTGCGGGGAATTTTCGTGAAGATCTCTATTACCGCCTCGCTGTGATTCCTTTGGTTGCGCCACCTTTGTGTGAGCGACAAGAAGATATTGCTTTGTTGGTAGAAAGCTTTATCGAACATTTCAGTCGGCGTAAGGATGATAGACGGACTACGATTGATCCTGTTGCGATGCAAAGTTTGCTTAATTACAACTGGCCAGGTAATGTCCGGGAGCTGGAAAATTTGATGCAGCGATTAGTTATTTTACATCGGGGCAAGAAAATCACTCTCAAAGAACTTCCGGAAAAGTACCGCTGTGTTGACATGCCAGATAGCGATTTTTCTGAAGAGGCAGAGGCTCCTTCGTCTTTTTCTTCTGCTCCTCCTGATGCTGAATGGTCTGAAAATGGACTGGATTTCAACGGTTTAATTAGTGAGTTTGAGGATCGATTGATTCTACAGGCACTAAGCCGGACGGGTGGGAATAAAAAAGAGGCAGCCCGTATGTTGAATTTAAAACGGACAACATTGATTGAAAAAATCAAGAAGAAAAACTTGCCGGCATAA
- a CDS encoding chemotaxis protein CheX, producing MEFAKKIVETTEEIFSTMIFMDVSSEAPIEQGKQDLGCHVSAMIGLTGHFSAMLGIHCPEDVGLAISGAMLGMDIEEINADVKDALGEIANMTAGGIKERFAAESINLELAIPTAISGKSYTIASSTKSNRLIIPFRVEQGRFFIEMKYNLN from the coding sequence GTGGAATTTGCTAAAAAAATCGTAGAAACGACCGAAGAGATATTCAGCACCATGATTTTTATGGATGTTTCTTCTGAAGCTCCAATCGAACAGGGAAAACAGGATCTGGGATGTCATGTTTCAGCCATGATTGGACTGACAGGTCATTTTTCAGCCATGTTGGGAATTCATTGTCCGGAAGACGTTGGCCTGGCAATTTCAGGAGCAATGCTGGGGATGGACATTGAAGAGATTAACGCCGACGTTAAAGATGCTCTGGGTGAAATTGCCAACATGACTGCAGGCGGAATCAAAGAGCGATTCGCCGCAGAAAGTATTAACCTGGAGCTGGCGATACCGACGGCGATTTCAGGAAAATCGTATACCATAGCGTCCTCTACAAAAAGTAACAGGCTGATTATTCCCTTCAGGGTCGAGCAAGGACGTTTTTTCATTGAGATGAAATATAATCTCAATTAA
- a CDS encoding chemotaxis protein CheX codes for MKYAQDIADATQEIFSSMLMLDVDPGDPFLRDDSKLLNGISGIIGLAGEVKGLLAIHLPNKAAQDITTAFLGMDVEEINEDVCDAVGELANMLGGCIKTILDPGGSNVQISMPSAIYGEEYAVDCLTDSESVTVPFTFNAQTFMVELQISQKS; via the coding sequence ATGAAGTACGCTCAAGACATTGCCGATGCAACCCAGGAAATTTTTTCAAGTATGCTCATGCTTGATGTTGATCCGGGTGATCCTTTCCTGAGAGATGACAGCAAACTACTTAATGGCATCTCCGGAATTATTGGTCTAGCCGGTGAAGTGAAAGGACTTTTAGCAATTCACTTACCCAACAAGGCTGCCCAGGATATCACCACAGCCTTTCTGGGCATGGATGTTGAAGAAATCAACGAAGATGTGTGTGATGCTGTTGGAGAACTTGCCAATATGCTGGGCGGCTGCATAAAGACAATACTTGACCCTGGCGGAAGTAACGTTCAGATTTCTATGCCATCGGCCATCTACGGAGAGGAGTACGCCGTTGATTGTTTAACAGACTCTGAATCAGTGACAGTTCCCTTCACATTTAACGCTCAAACCTTCATGGTGGAACTACAGATCAGTCAAAAAAGCTGA
- a CDS encoding response regulator, protein MGKTVLIVDDSNTMRKIVSRSLRQAGIDFDQILEAGDGQEALDVLAGNKVDVVLSDINMPNMTGLEFLKAKSEDDAIKNIPVVMISTETGADIIDEAKSYGAVGAIKKPFTPDLINETLGPLL, encoded by the coding sequence ATGGGTAAAACAGTCTTGATTGTAGATGATTCAAATACGATGCGGAAAATAGTCTCTCGTTCACTTCGCCAAGCCGGTATTGATTTTGATCAAATTCTTGAAGCAGGTGACGGGCAGGAAGCTCTCGACGTGCTGGCCGGAAATAAAGTTGATGTCGTCCTGAGTGATATTAATATGCCCAACATGACCGGACTGGAATTTCTTAAAGCCAAATCAGAAGATGATGCAATCAAAAATATTCCGGTTGTCATGATTTCTACCGAAACCGGAGCGGACATTATTGACGAGGCTAAATCCTACGGTGCCGTAGGGGCCATAAAAAAACCGTTCACCCCTGACTTGATCAACGAAACGTTAGGACCACTACTCTAA
- a CDS encoding chemotaxis protein CheX: MIEHNSFYQAMINATCQTFENMAFMEVMEHFDSSYEIPADELIWNSLLINDPVQGEIRLAMSRNTLKNLTSNIFGIADDEITPSQMDDILNELLNTIVGLFLTNLCADDQEYHMGLPELGENEMPEIDANTIVWKLMTTEEDALQIFANGASLVALYDK; the protein is encoded by the coding sequence ATGATAGAACATAATTCCTTCTACCAGGCAATGATTAATGCAACCTGCCAGACATTTGAAAATATGGCGTTCATGGAAGTCATGGAGCATTTTGATTCTTCCTACGAGATCCCGGCAGATGAACTTATATGGAACAGTTTATTAATTAATGACCCGGTTCAAGGTGAAATTCGTCTGGCCATGTCCAGAAACACTCTAAAAAATCTGACCAGCAATATTTTCGGTATTGCTGATGATGAAATAACCCCATCACAAATGGACGATATTCTGAATGAATTACTCAACACGATAGTCGGCTTATTCCTGACTAATTTGTGTGCAGATGATCAGGAATATCACATGGGATTACCAGAACTGGGCGAAAATGAAATGCCGGAAATTGATGCAAATACTATTGTCTGGAAACTGATGACAACCGAAGAAGATGCCCTGCAGATTTTTGCTAACGGAGCATCATTGGTTGCCCTGTACGATAAGTAA
- a CDS encoding response regulator, which translates to MKRIIIADDSATARMFIKRCLQIIGLGEAEIIEAEHGKEALTAAKAQEVDLLLTDLNMPVMDGETLVKWVLKQVRNSAISRSLLSPVPGTRQKKPNCWSLELTEF; encoded by the coding sequence ATGAAACGAATTATTATCGCGGACGACTCGGCTACCGCCCGAATGTTTATCAAGCGCTGTCTACAGATTATTGGTCTGGGAGAAGCGGAAATTATTGAGGCAGAACATGGGAAAGAAGCATTGACCGCCGCTAAAGCTCAGGAGGTTGATTTGTTATTGACCGACCTGAATATGCCTGTCATGGATGGTGAGACCCTCGTAAAATGGGTTTTAAAGCAAGTCCGAAACTCTGCGATCTCCCGGTCATTGTTATCACCAGTGCCGGGAACCCGGCAAAAGAAGCCAAATTGCTGGAGCTTGGAGCTCACAGAGTTTTGA
- a CDS encoding HDOD domain-containing protein, giving the protein MTKKISQEELQKIVKSVPMLSASASQLLQIAAQADHDLMDVIRLVKTDANLTARVLKIVNSAAFGLVNNITTIDRAISYLGERIVVGIAVGDCAGKLLEKELSGYESAGGDLWKHDLRTAIASREVVIQSGADISPELAFTAGLLHDIGKALISDYLHGTVPDAIELITNEEGLDYIDAEENLIGFDHTKAGYELAKAWQLPDELAEVILHHHEPEKAQEDFRALVYAVHLGDNIAMMGGFGTGSDSMRYKLDQRYTDYIKIGPKTLATIMLNVDIEFEKLEGSFNGPGEKN; this is encoded by the coding sequence ATGACTAAAAAAATAAGCCAAGAAGAGCTGCAGAAGATTGTTAAATCGGTCCCCATGCTGTCGGCAAGTGCCAGTCAACTACTGCAAATTGCTGCCCAGGCTGATCACGATCTCATGGATGTCATCAGACTGGTCAAAACCGATGCCAACCTGACAGCAAGAGTTCTTAAAATTGTCAACTCTGCTGCATTTGGATTGGTCAATAACATCACGACTATTGATCGTGCCATTTCTTATCTGGGGGAACGCATCGTTGTTGGTATTGCTGTTGGTGATTGTGCCGGCAAACTCTTGGAAAAAGAGCTCTCGGGATATGAATCTGCCGGTGGCGATTTATGGAAGCATGATCTGCGCACAGCAATTGCTTCCCGTGAAGTTGTCATTCAGAGCGGCGCCGACATCAGCCCTGAACTGGCATTTACTGCCGGATTGCTACATGATATCGGCAAAGCTCTTATTTCAGACTACCTCCACGGAACCGTTCCTGATGCAATTGAACTCATCACGAATGAAGAAGGCCTGGATTATATTGATGCTGAAGAGAATCTGATTGGATTCGACCACACCAAGGCCGGCTATGAACTTGCGAAAGCATGGCAACTTCCCGATGAGCTGGCCGAGGTCATTCTTCACCACCACGAACCAGAGAAAGCACAGGAAGATTTCCGTGCTCTGGTTTATGCCGTTCACCTTGGTGACAACATTGCCATGATGGGCGGATTTGGCACCGGGTCTGATAGCATGCGCTACAAACTTGACCAAAGGTACACGGACTACATCAAGATCGGGCCTAAAACACTCGCAACGATTATGCTGAATGTCGATATAGAATTTGAAAAATTGGAAGGGTCATTTAATGGCCCGGGAGAAAAAAACTGA
- a CDS encoding chemotaxis protein CheD — MGQIVLGVGDYGASNTPGDDVKTFALGSCVSVILLDPKTRTVGMAHVALPDSSINKAKAAEKPGYFADTAIPALLARMAKFGCDPRGKRMVVKLCGGANVMDTNDTFQIGKRNALAIKKILWSYGMGAVSEDLGKNFSRTVSISVSAGQVTLSSPGKPNWQL; from the coding sequence ATGGGACAAATTGTGCTAGGCGTAGGTGACTACGGCGCTTCAAATACTCCCGGTGATGATGTGAAAACTTTTGCCCTCGGATCTTGCGTTTCTGTGATTTTACTCGATCCAAAAACCAGAACCGTAGGCATGGCACATGTCGCCCTACCTGATTCTTCTATAAACAAAGCCAAGGCGGCTGAAAAACCCGGCTATTTTGCCGACACTGCAATTCCGGCACTGTTGGCACGGATGGCTAAATTTGGTTGTGATCCCCGCGGCAAAAGAATGGTCGTCAAACTCTGTGGCGGAGCAAATGTCATGGACACCAATGACACCTTTCAGATCGGCAAGCGGAATGCCCTGGCGATAAAAAAAATACTCTGGTCCTATGGTATGGGTGCGGTTTCTGAGGATCTTGGAAAAAATTTCAGTCGAACAGTTTCGATTTCTGTGTCAGCGGGGCAGGTCACGCTCAGCTCGCCCGGAAAACCTAACTGGCAGCTTTAG
- a CDS encoding chemotaxis response regulator protein-glutamate methylesterase yields the protein MTRAVRVLVVDDSALVRNILSQGLSADPGIEVVGTAPDPYIARDKIVELHPDVLTLDVEMPRMDGVAFLRKLMPQYPLPIVMVSSLTQRGKEITMEALEAGAVDFVAKPTSNVAAGLNAMLMELRSKVKIASTANVAHWKGKRPITSSKRGLASTSALAESTDKVIAIGASTGGTEAIRRVVENFPANTPGTVIVQHMPSGFTKMFSDRLNQLCQMQVKEAEHGDRVRTGLILIAPGGKQMEVVRSGGFYQICLGGAEKVSGHCPSVDVMMHSVAKHVGANAVGAMLTGMGQDGAEGMLAMKQSGSRCISQDEASSVVFGMPKVAFEKGGAERLVPLDKISTTLLSLLTEKK from the coding sequence ATGACACGAGCTGTCCGTGTTCTTGTTGTCGATGATTCTGCCTTGGTCAGAAATATTCTCAGCCAGGGACTATCAGCTGACCCGGGGATTGAAGTGGTTGGTACTGCTCCTGATCCCTACATTGCCAGAGATAAAATTGTCGAGCTCCATCCTGATGTCTTAACCTTAGATGTTGAAATGCCCCGCATGGATGGCGTTGCTTTTCTGCGTAAATTGATGCCCCAATATCCGCTCCCGATTGTCATGGTCAGTTCCCTCACCCAACGCGGCAAAGAAATTACCATGGAAGCCCTGGAAGCAGGAGCCGTTGACTTTGTTGCCAAGCCAACAAGTAACGTTGCTGCAGGATTAAACGCCATGCTGATGGAGTTACGCTCCAAGGTCAAAATTGCTTCGACAGCCAATGTTGCTCACTGGAAAGGAAAACGCCCCATTACTTCATCCAAGAGAGGTCTTGCTTCAACTTCGGCTCTGGCAGAATCAACCGACAAAGTCATTGCTATCGGAGCATCAACCGGAGGCACAGAAGCCATCCGTCGCGTTGTTGAAAATTTTCCGGCAAATACTCCGGGAACCGTTATTGTCCAGCATATGCCAAGCGGCTTCACCAAAATGTTTTCTGATCGCCTGAACCAACTCTGTCAAATGCAGGTTAAAGAAGCCGAACATGGTGACCGTGTACGAACGGGGTTGATTCTCATTGCGCCCGGAGGAAAACAAATGGAAGTTGTCCGCTCCGGGGGATTTTACCAGATCTGCCTTGGAGGTGCAGAAAAGGTGAGCGGTCATTGTCCCTCCGTCGATGTGATGATGCATTCTGTCGCTAAACATGTCGGTGCCAATGCGGTGGGTGCCATGTTGACCGGAATGGGTCAGGATGGGGCTGAAGGAATGTTGGCCATGAAGCAATCCGGCTCCCGATGTATCTCTCAGGATGAAGCATCCTCTGTAGTGTTTGGGATGCCAAAAGTCGCCTTTGAAAAAGGGGGTGCAGAACGGTTGGTTCCTCTTGATAAAATATCAACAACCCTTTTGAGCCTGCTTACGGAGAAAAAATAA
- a CDS encoding protein-glutamate O-methyltransferase CheR — protein sequence MAISDSEFTQLRDLIYQRFGINLTEQKRSLLVGRLQKLMRKLNLPTFSAYFEYLDQDKTEAGLSELVDLISTNHTYFNREKDHFDYFSETALPAVIDRLKKQNRKDLRIWCAGCSTGEEPYTLLMLMMEYLGADYRSWDAGILATDISDRALTIARSGTYATDRVMQLPEPLRRKYFTPAGPGEMAVADKVKNEVTFRRFNLMNTTFPFKKPFQMIFCRNVMIYFDQPTREALVGRYHQHTEPEGYLFIGHSETLGRSQTRYRYLKPALYQKGEL from the coding sequence ATGGCTATTTCCGACTCGGAATTTACCCAACTCAGGGATCTGATTTATCAGCGCTTTGGCATTAATCTGACTGAGCAAAAACGTTCCCTGCTGGTTGGTCGATTGCAAAAATTGATGCGGAAATTAAACCTTCCGACATTCTCCGCTTACTTTGAATACCTCGATCAGGACAAAACTGAAGCGGGATTAAGCGAACTCGTGGACTTAATTTCGACTAATCACACTTATTTCAACCGGGAAAAAGATCATTTTGACTATTTTTCTGAAACCGCATTACCCGCAGTTATTGACAGACTGAAAAAACAAAACCGCAAGGATCTGCGCATCTGGTGTGCCGGTTGCTCAACAGGAGAAGAACCATACACTCTGCTGATGTTAATGATGGAGTATCTGGGAGCAGACTACAGGTCTTGGGATGCTGGTATTCTGGCCACCGATATTTCGGACCGGGCCTTGACTATTGCCCGCAGTGGAACTTATGCAACGGATCGTGTAATGCAACTGCCGGAGCCACTGCGCAGAAAATATTTTACCCCTGCAGGGCCAGGCGAAATGGCCGTTGCCGACAAAGTTAAAAATGAGGTGACGTTCAGACGTTTTAATCTGATGAATACAACCTTCCCCTTCAAAAAACCTTTCCAGATGATTTTCTGCCGAAACGTCATGATTTACTTTGATCAGCCCACACGAGAAGCTCTGGTCGGTCGTTATCATCAACATACTGAACCCGAAGGTTATCTGTTCATCGGTCATTCCGAAACCCTGGGTCGTAGTCAAACCCGCTACCGCTATTTAAAACCGGCACTTTACCAGAAGGGAGAACTCTGA
- a CDS encoding chemotaxis protein CheW: MAEDTTMNNIENEDTQKDKYLTFHLAGEDYGIEIQYVIEIIGIQNITDVPDMPAFIRGVINLRGKVVPIMDVRARFGIDNRDYDDRTCIIVVNIDSTEVGLVVDEVSEVADIPEKNVEPAPRTSKNHGDSYIQGMGKINNDVKILLDVHKLLFSGEMQELIENIED, translated from the coding sequence ATGGCTGAAGACACAACCATGAACAATATTGAGAATGAAGACACTCAAAAGGATAAATACCTGACCTTCCATCTTGCCGGCGAAGATTACGGTATCGAAATTCAATATGTTATCGAAATTATTGGTATCCAGAACATCACCGATGTTCCTGACATGCCGGCATTTATTCGTGGTGTTATCAATCTCCGCGGTAAAGTTGTTCCGATCATGGATGTTCGTGCGCGTTTTGGCATTGATAATCGGGACTATGATGATCGCACCTGCATTATCGTCGTTAATATTGACAGCACAGAAGTGGGACTGGTGGTTGATGAAGTAAGTGAAGTCGCCGATATTCCGGAAAAAAATGTCGAACCAGCCCCCAGAACAAGTAAAAACCATGGAGATAGCTATATTCAGGGGATGGGCAAGATCAACAATGATGTCAAAATTCTTCTCGATGTCCATAAATTGCTCTTCAGTGGCGAAATGCAGGAACTGATTGAGAACATTGAAGACTAG
- a CDS encoding chemotaxis protein CheA translates to MSMPLDDDQIEIIQEFATESRDMIEQLEPAIIELGQNSDSEILNAIFRLFHSMKGSAGFLEFDHMTRVAHAAENLLDLIRNGEIELIPDHVTLLCAACDFAKEALDMVESDYNDDAMVAPADEISAQLHQAIEVAKNEEEVQEDPQPAMEETAEKPEAEQVNDDFPAMEITEEMRLSFVQEGNELLQNTEQGLLAWGENPENNDSIGEIFRNIHSFKGNCGFFGFSQIEKLSHQMENILDRVKSGSKLAVENPADQLLTALDILQKAVNNISDGKDDTVENLEDHLNDLQTLIAPLLGDFLVEEGVQQEAISHAVETQKKPVGAILVEQGTASTEQVNSALQKQQSKIEQTKANVKPAARTKTPAKRQDIRVELGKLDSLINLIGELVIAENMLIHNPDLKGLELENFGKAGQHMSKLVRELQEMAMTIRMIPVSGLFRRMIRLVHDISVKAGKKVDLMLIGEDTEMDKTVIETITDPLVHLLRNSLDHGLEPPDERLAAGKNEKGTIRLSARHEEGEVWVTIEDDGRGLNKEKILEKAISKGLIEGDGSDLTDKQINNLIFAPGFSTAAQITDISGRGVGMDVVKKNLEKIKGKIDVSSTPGEGSKIVLRIPLTLAIIDGMIVRVGTATCIVPTLSMLEAFRPEMDQITMTPDGDELAKVRDNFLPIVRLHNILEKTPDSQNLSEGILIVLEYQETRFCLFIDEILGQQQTVIKGLSDFIGNVPGVSGCTILGDGGVCLILDVGTLIDSAESKKDKYENTRNAI, encoded by the coding sequence ATGAGTATGCCTCTCGACGACGACCAGATTGAAATCATTCAGGAATTCGCAACTGAAAGCCGCGACATGATCGAACAGCTTGAACCGGCTATCATTGAGCTGGGTCAAAACAGCGACTCTGAAATTCTCAATGCCATCTTCCGCCTGTTTCATTCAATGAAAGGAAGTGCTGGTTTTCTGGAATTTGATCACATGACCAGGGTCGCCCATGCAGCCGAAAATCTTCTTGACTTGATCAGAAATGGTGAAATTGAACTGATTCCCGACCATGTGACCCTGCTGTGCGCCGCTTGCGACTTCGCTAAAGAAGCCCTTGATATGGTCGAAAGCGATTATAATGACGACGCAATGGTCGCCCCCGCTGATGAAATATCAGCTCAGCTCCATCAAGCGATCGAGGTTGCTAAAAACGAAGAAGAGGTTCAGGAAGACCCCCAACCGGCAATGGAAGAAACAGCTGAAAAGCCGGAAGCTGAGCAGGTTAACGACGACTTTCCAGCCATGGAAATTACCGAAGAGATGCGCCTCAGTTTTGTTCAGGAAGGCAATGAGCTCTTACAAAACACTGAACAGGGTTTACTCGCTTGGGGCGAAAATCCAGAAAACAATGATTCCATCGGCGAAATATTCCGCAATATACATAGCTTTAAAGGGAATTGCGGGTTTTTCGGTTTTTCACAAATTGAGAAGCTCAGCCATCAGATGGAAAACATTCTTGACCGGGTTAAATCCGGATCAAAACTCGCTGTTGAAAATCCAGCAGATCAACTTCTGACTGCACTCGACATTCTCCAAAAAGCGGTCAACAACATTTCTGATGGCAAAGATGATACTGTTGAAAATCTGGAAGACCATCTGAATGATTTGCAAACACTGATCGCCCCTCTTTTGGGGGATTTTCTTGTTGAAGAAGGAGTTCAGCAAGAAGCCATTTCCCACGCAGTGGAAACCCAGAAAAAACCCGTTGGAGCCATTCTGGTTGAACAGGGCACAGCTTCCACTGAACAAGTCAATTCAGCCCTGCAAAAACAGCAGAGTAAAATTGAACAAACCAAGGCCAACGTCAAACCCGCGGCCCGGACTAAAACTCCCGCAAAGAGGCAGGATATAAGGGTTGAACTCGGGAAACTGGACAGTTTAATCAACCTCATAGGCGAGTTGGTCATTGCTGAAAATATGTTGATTCATAATCCGGACCTGAAAGGTCTGGAGCTGGAAAATTTTGGCAAAGCCGGTCAGCACATGTCAAAACTGGTGCGGGAATTACAAGAAATGGCCATGACCATCCGGATGATCCCGGTCTCGGGATTATTCCGCAGAATGATCCGACTGGTGCATGATATTTCGGTAAAAGCAGGCAAAAAAGTAGACCTGATGTTGATCGGTGAAGACACTGAGATGGACAAAACAGTCATCGAAACTATTACCGATCCTCTGGTTCACCTTCTGCGAAATTCGCTCGATCATGGACTGGAACCTCCAGATGAACGTTTAGCTGCCGGCAAAAATGAAAAAGGAACCATCAGGCTTTCTGCGCGTCATGAAGAAGGCGAAGTCTGGGTCACCATAGAAGATGACGGTCGCGGCTTAAACAAGGAAAAAATTCTGGAAAAAGCAATCAGCAAAGGCTTGATTGAAGGTGATGGCTCCGACCTGACCGACAAACAGATCAATAATTTAATTTTTGCCCCTGGCTTCTCTACTGCTGCCCAGATTACTGATATTTCCGGCCGTGGTGTTGGCATGGATGTGGTCAAGAAAAATCTTGAGAAGATTAAAGGGAAAATAGATGTCAGCAGTACTCCCGGAGAGGGGAGTAAAATCGTTTTACGGATTCCGTTGACACTTGCAATTATAGACGGAATGATCGTACGCGTAGGAACTGCCACCTGTATTGTTCCAACACTCTCAATGCTTGAAGCTTTCCGGCCGGAAATGGATCAGATTACAATGACCCCGGATGGAGACGAGTTGGCAAAAGTCCGGGATAACTTCCTGCCGATTGTCCGGTTACATAACATTCTTGAAAAAACGCCTGATTCTCAAAATCTCTCTGAGGGCATTCTCATTGTTCTGGAATATCAGGAAACGCGATTCTGCCTCTTCATCGATGAAATTCTCGGTCAGCAGCAAACTGTCATTAAAGGCTTATCTGACTTTATCGGTAACGTCCCTGGTGTCTCCGGTTGCACGATTCTCGGTGATGGCGGGGTCTGCTTGATCCTTGATGTCGGCACGCTGATTGACTCGGCAGAAAGCAAAAAAGATAAATACGAAAACACCAGAAACGCTATTTAA